In one window of Acidobacteriota bacterium DNA:
- the nth gene encoding endonuclease III, which yields MTRAEKAERIVRILGDLYPDPPIPLEHVDPFTLLVAVALSAQTTDKKVNEVTPVLFSRAPTAEKMAEMEVEEIRDIIKTVGLAPTKAKNLKAMSRRLAREYGGKPPADLEKLEELPGVGRKTASVLMAQAFGQPAFPVDTHIHRLAARWGLSNGKSVTQTEKDLKKVFDRSLWSKLHLQIIYFGREHCPARNHDLTRCPICSWAASKTRIRQEMGPGVV from the coding sequence GTGACCCGAGCTGAAAAAGCAGAACGCATCGTGCGTATCCTGGGAGATCTTTACCCTGATCCGCCTATTCCGCTGGAGCATGTCGATCCCTTCACCTTGCTGGTCGCTGTGGCTCTCAGCGCTCAGACCACCGATAAGAAGGTCAATGAAGTCACCCCTGTGCTCTTTTCGCGTGCCCCCACGGCCGAGAAGATGGCAGAGATGGAGGTGGAGGAGATCCGCGACATCATCAAGACCGTGGGACTGGCCCCCACCAAGGCCAAGAACCTGAAGGCCATGTCCCGACGTCTGGCCCGAGAGTACGGCGGCAAGCCGCCGGCCGATCTCGAGAAGCTGGAGGAACTGCCCGGCGTGGGCCGCAAGACGGCTTCGGTGCTCATGGCCCAAGCCTTCGGCCAACCGGCCTTCCCGGTCGACACCCACATTCACCGTCTGGCCGCCCGCTGGGGACTTTCCAACGGCAAGTCGGTGACCCAAACTGAAAAAGATCTCAAGAAGGTCTTCGACCGCTCGTTGTGGAGCAAGCTGCATCTGCAGATCATCTATTTTGGACGCGAACACTGTCCTGCCCGCAACCACGATTTGACCCGCTGCCCCATCTGCTCCTGGGCCGCCAGCAAGACCCGCATCCGCCAGGAAATGGGCCCCGGCGTCGTCTAG
- a CDS encoding cyclase family protein produces the protein MSTPRIWTALIAGLLLAAAACNNHSATQVAEDAQAGIIFDKVTDLTYPFDEQTIYWPTAEGFEFHKGPEGVTDKGYFYNANTFQAAEHGGTHLDAPYHFYEGGHKVGEIPPEQLTGPALVVDVSEQVSSDRDYLISLQDLQDWESSNGSIEEGDIVLLRTGFGRYWPDAEQYLGTAEKGQQAVASLSFPGLSEEAARWLAEERRIAGVGIDTASIDFGRSQDFTAHVALASRNVLIFENVANLDQLQPRGSYVVALPMKIQEGSGAPLRIIALTP, from the coding sequence ATGTCGACACCTCGGATTTGGACCGCACTCATAGCCGGACTGCTGCTGGCAGCCGCTGCCTGCAACAACCACTCCGCTACCCAGGTGGCGGAGGATGCCCAAGCAGGGATCATCTTCGACAAGGTCACCGACCTCACCTATCCCTTTGACGAGCAGACCATCTACTGGCCCACCGCCGAGGGGTTCGAGTTTCACAAGGGGCCGGAGGGAGTTACCGACAAGGGCTATTTCTACAATGCCAACACCTTCCAGGCCGCAGAACACGGCGGCACCCACCTGGATGCCCCCTACCATTTCTACGAGGGCGGGCACAAGGTGGGCGAGATCCCGCCTGAGCAGTTGACGGGCCCGGCCCTGGTGGTCGACGTCTCGGAGCAAGTCTCCAGCGACCGCGACTATCTGATTTCGCTGCAGGACTTGCAGGACTGGGAATCCTCCAACGGCTCCATCGAGGAAGGCGACATCGTCTTGCTGCGTACCGGCTTCGGCCGTTACTGGCCTGACGCCGAGCAGTACCTGGGCACGGCTGAAAAGGGCCAGCAGGCGGTGGCGTCCCTGAGCTTTCCCGGGCTCTCGGAGGAGGCCGCCAGGTGGTTAGCCGAGGAGCGCAGGATCGCCGGCGTGGGCATTGACACGGCCAGCATCGACTTCGGACGCTCGCAGGACTTCACGGCCCATGTGGCCCTGGCCAGCCGCAACGTCCTCATCTTCGAAAACGTCGCCAATCTTGACCAGTTGCAGCCCCGCGGCTCCTATGTGGTGGCGCTTCCCATGAAAATCCAAGAGGGCTCGGGAGCCCCCTTGCGCATCATCGCCTTGACACCTTGA
- a CDS encoding ferrous iron transporter B, with product MSGPSCHQDAPDAVLPVLNSQRRVALVGSPNSGKTTVFNALTGLRSKVANYAGVTVELAVGTLRGVDGTQVEIIDLPGTYSLDPHSPEERLTLNFLRGRLASEPQPDAVLFVADSTSLSRSLPLLGAVMELGLPVVLVLTMIDEIESRRGRVDPHKLERLLGIPVEPVVANRGRGIESLKQRLLSPRALYPPMPESPVPDDPAQRFAWGDEILRQAYRSPVAGTPFTDTLDRWMLHPVTGVITFLAVMLFFFQSIFSWAQPMMDGLDSAVGMLGGYLTTLLPAGMLRDILVDGVLTGVGSVIVFVPQIALLFLLLTFFEQVGYMSRAVFLVDRLMSWAGLDGRSFVSLLSGYACAIPGIMATRSIPDRRQRMATILVTPFMTCSARLPVYAVLIAAFVPSQTVAGFLNLQGLVMMGLYLAGALAALLAATWLRRGPLKGQSMPFFVELPPYRRPTARVLWRGVWMPVSSFLRRAGTIILAASILLWAMLTFPRVEVPAHVEAQGRQAYQAYQLEHSLAASTGKLLEPVFEPIGFDWRISVGIVASLAAREVIIATLAQIYSVEEEDETALVSTLRSRLAPPSVPPDQATGAQRLAVALSLLAFFIFALQCVSTLAVMRRETGNWRLPALAFGGMFVIAYCASWITYHATLWLAA from the coding sequence GTGAGCGGGCCGTCTTGCCATCAGGATGCCCCCGACGCGGTTTTGCCAGTGCTCAACTCGCAACGCCGCGTGGCTCTGGTGGGCAGTCCCAACTCGGGAAAGACCACCGTCTTCAACGCCCTCACCGGACTGCGCAGCAAAGTGGCCAACTACGCCGGCGTCACCGTCGAGTTGGCGGTGGGGACGCTGCGCGGAGTCGACGGCACCCAGGTTGAAATCATCGACCTTCCCGGAACCTACAGCCTCGATCCCCATTCGCCTGAAGAGCGGCTGACCTTGAATTTTCTTCGCGGGCGCCTGGCTTCCGAGCCGCAGCCGGACGCCGTGCTCTTCGTGGCCGACAGCACCTCGCTTTCGCGTTCCTTGCCCTTGCTGGGCGCGGTCATGGAGCTGGGATTGCCGGTGGTGCTGGTGCTGACCATGATCGACGAGATCGAGTCCCGCCGCGGACGCGTCGATCCGCACAAGCTGGAACGCTTGCTGGGCATCCCGGTGGAGCCGGTGGTGGCCAACCGCGGACGCGGCATCGAGAGCCTCAAGCAGCGCCTTCTCAGCCCCCGCGCCCTCTACCCGCCCATGCCCGAGAGTCCCGTTCCCGACGATCCCGCCCAGCGCTTCGCCTGGGGCGACGAGATTCTGCGCCAGGCCTATCGCTCGCCGGTCGCGGGCACGCCCTTCACCGATACTCTCGACCGCTGGATGCTGCATCCGGTGACGGGAGTCATCACGTTCCTGGCCGTCATGCTCTTTTTCTTCCAGTCCATTTTCTCCTGGGCCCAGCCCATGATGGACGGCCTGGACAGCGCGGTGGGCATGCTCGGCGGCTACTTGACGACGCTGCTTCCCGCCGGAATGCTGCGCGACATCCTTGTCGACGGCGTGCTTACCGGAGTGGGCAGCGTCATCGTCTTTGTTCCCCAGATCGCCCTGCTCTTCCTGTTGCTGACCTTCTTTGAGCAGGTGGGCTACATGAGCCGCGCCGTCTTCCTGGTGGACCGCCTCATGAGCTGGGCGGGGCTGGATGGACGGAGCTTCGTTTCCCTGCTCTCCGGCTACGCCTGCGCCATTCCCGGGATCATGGCCACCCGCTCCATTCCCGATCGACGACAGCGTATGGCCACCATACTGGTGACGCCTTTCATGACCTGCTCGGCCCGCCTGCCCGTCTACGCCGTGCTCATCGCGGCCTTCGTTCCCTCGCAGACGGTGGCCGGTTTTCTCAACCTGCAGGGACTGGTCATGATGGGTCTCTACCTGGCGGGAGCGCTGGCCGCCTTGCTGGCCGCCACCTGGCTGCGGCGCGGGCCCTTGAAGGGTCAGTCGATGCCTTTCTTCGTCGAGTTGCCCCCTTACCGCCGCCCCACCGCCCGGGTCTTGTGGAGGGGCGTATGGATGCCGGTTTCCAGCTTCTTGCGCCGGGCCGGAACCATTATCCTGGCGGCCTCCATCCTGCTTTGGGCGATGCTCACCTTCCCCCGCGTCGAGGTGCCGGCTCACGTTGAAGCCCAGGGACGGCAGGCCTATCAGGCCTACCAACTGGAACACTCGCTGGCGGCTTCGACCGGGAAACTGCTGGAGCCCGTCTTCGAGCCCATCGGATTCGACTGGCGCATCTCGGTGGGCATCGTGGCCTCGCTGGCCGCCCGCGAAGTCATCATCGCCACCTTGGCCCAGATCTACTCGGTGGAGGAAGAGGACGAAACGGCCCTGGTCAGCACGCTGCGCAGCCGTTTGGCCCCGCCCAGCGTGCCTCCCGACCAGGCCACCGGGGCACAGAGGTTGGCCGTGGCCCTTTCGCTGCTGGCCTTCTTCATTTTCGCCCTGCAGTGCGTCTCCACCCTGGCGGTCATGCGTCGCGAGACCGGGAATTGGCGCTTGCCGGCCCTGGCTTTCGGCGGAATGTTCGTGATCGCCTACTGCGCTTCCTGGATCACTTACCACGCCACTCTTTGGCTGGCCGCCTGA
- a CDS encoding FeoA family protein encodes MAMATTRHNQQNPRPVRLSALATGQCGRVCGMDQDHPFCHRLRDLGFVPGSRVEVRRCSPLRDPVEYEVRNTRICLRRSESCCIFVLLDELEGRMAGDATYRNGNGNGNRNGSVRKDDV; translated from the coding sequence ATGGCGATGGCAACCACCCGGCACAACCAGCAGAACCCCCGGCCCGTGCGGCTTTCCGCCTTGGCCACGGGCCAATGCGGGCGTGTCTGCGGAATGGATCAAGATCACCCCTTTTGTCATCGGCTGCGGGATTTGGGCTTCGTGCCCGGAAGCCGCGTAGAGGTGCGCCGCTGTTCGCCCCTGCGGGACCCGGTGGAATACGAAGTCCGCAACACCCGCATTTGCCTGCGGCGCAGCGAGTCCTGCTGCATTTTTGTCCTGCTGGACGAACTTGAAGGGCGCATGGCGGGCGACGCCACCTACCGCAACGGCAACGGAAACGGCAATCGCAACGGCTCCGTCCGAAAGGACGACGTGTGA
- a CDS encoding radical SAM protein produces MAVKSIYSTRHPLLAHIIPMRRCNLACTYCNEFDDHSDPVPIEEMNRRIDRLAELGTAIVTISGGEPLMHPHIEDVIRRIRKRGMLAGMISNGYLMSRQRIESLNEAGLEHLQISIDNVDPDEVSKKSLKVLDKKLRYLAEFAKFKVNINSVLGSGVEDPEDAYIIARRADQLGFTCTVGIIHDGSGHMEPLGDREVAVYEAVKMMAKKGYSRMNRIFQENLVKGKPNNWRCRAGARYLYICEDGLVHYCSQQRGYPGIPLQDYTQDHIDREFLTEKSCAPYCTIACVHTASTADMWRAPQKKVFVPNGEEKKQPGGPSVVEDLLQLE; encoded by the coding sequence ATGGCCGTCAAGTCCATTTATTCCACCCGCCATCCCCTTCTCGCCCACATCATCCCCATGCGGCGCTGCAACCTGGCCTGCACCTACTGCAATGAGTTCGACGACCATTCCGATCCGGTTCCCATCGAGGAGATGAACCGCCGCATCGACCGTTTGGCGGAACTGGGGACGGCCATCGTCACCATCAGCGGCGGCGAGCCCCTCATGCATCCTCACATCGAGGACGTCATCCGCCGCATCCGCAAGCGCGGCATGCTGGCGGGGATGATCTCCAACGGCTATCTCATGAGCCGTCAGCGCATCGAGTCGCTCAACGAGGCCGGTCTGGAGCACCTTCAGATCAGCATCGACAACGTCGACCCCGACGAGGTGTCGAAGAAGAGCCTCAAGGTTTTGGACAAGAAGCTCCGCTACCTGGCCGAATTCGCCAAGTTCAAGGTCAACATCAACTCGGTACTGGGTTCGGGCGTGGAAGACCCCGAGGACGCCTACATCATCGCCCGCCGAGCCGACCAATTGGGCTTTACCTGCACCGTGGGCATCATCCACGACGGCAGCGGCCACATGGAGCCCTTGGGCGACCGGGAAGTGGCGGTCTACGAGGCCGTGAAGATGATGGCCAAGAAGGGCTACTCGCGCATGAACCGCATCTTCCAGGAGAACCTGGTCAAGGGCAAGCCCAACAACTGGCGCTGCCGGGCAGGGGCCCGCTATCTCTACATCTGCGAAGACGGCCTGGTTCACTATTGCTCTCAGCAAAGAGGCTATCCCGGCATTCCGCTGCAGGACTACACCCAAGACCACATCGACCGGGAATTCCTCACCGAAAAGTCCTGCGCCCCCTACTGCACGATCGCCTGCGTCCACACCGCCTCCACGGCCGACATGTGGAGAGCTCCTCAAAAGAAGGTCTTCGTACCGAATGGCGAGGAGAAAAAGCAGCCCGGCGGCCCGAGTGTGGTGGAAGATCTGCTGCAACTGGAATAG
- a CDS encoding amidohydrolase family protein, producing MAGFGTLLWMSWSRVAVTFVLTVLLWPSLGAQPVSPSQQDRAQPAYDWLFLGGRVLDGSGNPWFLADLAVKDGRIAAIGDLGQARASRKVEMNGRFIVPGFIDLHSHADDSLRSSRGLRSSDPQRRAAPNLVSQGITTAVVNQDGRSPWPIAEQKSELIELGIGLNAVLLAGHGTLRGQVMGADFKRPARPDEVQQMRELLRQALAQGAWGVSAGLEYEPGRWSTTDELVELMKEVAAAGGVYISHQRSEGADPMWFWPSRSQNRPPSLLDAVRETIEIGERSGATVVASHIKAKGEHYWGASQAAIELIERARQRGVEVWADQYPYDTTGSDGSTVLIPRWVWRPASPGQETEEDDGEDAPPEAYGQALRSVLADPEAAPLLRRDVAHEIARRGGPDKIVVFDHPDPAMIGRTLSELAASHGISPVEMAFKLQLEGYGNRPGGARLRGFSLAESDIRRYARRPWTATASDAGIALPEDGAVHARYYGTFPRKLRRYAIERSVLSLADAVRSSTSLPARILRLSDRGLLQAGLAADLVVIDIDDLQDQATFFKPHQHASGVDFVLVNGRAVLDQGRLTGELAGRVLLPHRR from the coding sequence ATGGCGGGATTTGGTACCTTGCTCTGGATGTCCTGGTCGCGTGTTGCCGTTACCTTCGTCCTGACCGTGCTGCTCTGGCCAAGCCTTGGGGCGCAGCCTGTCAGTCCTTCCCAGCAAGATCGTGCCCAGCCCGCCTATGACTGGCTCTTCCTGGGTGGACGGGTGCTGGACGGCAGCGGTAATCCCTGGTTTCTGGCCGACCTGGCCGTCAAGGACGGGCGCATCGCCGCCATCGGCGATTTGGGGCAAGCCAGGGCAAGCCGCAAGGTGGAGATGAATGGCCGCTTCATCGTTCCCGGCTTCATCGACCTGCATTCTCATGCCGACGACTCCCTGCGTTCTTCGCGGGGGCTGCGCTCCAGCGATCCGCAGCGCCGCGCGGCGCCCAATCTGGTGAGTCAGGGAATCACCACCGCGGTTGTCAACCAGGATGGCCGGTCGCCCTGGCCTATCGCCGAGCAGAAGAGCGAGCTGATTGAGCTGGGCATCGGACTCAACGCCGTGTTGCTGGCGGGACACGGCACCTTGCGCGGCCAGGTGATGGGCGCCGATTTCAAGCGTCCGGCCCGGCCTGACGAAGTGCAGCAGATGCGCGAACTGCTGCGCCAGGCTCTGGCCCAGGGGGCCTGGGGCGTCTCGGCCGGACTGGAATACGAACCCGGACGCTGGAGCACTACCGACGAACTGGTCGAGTTGATGAAGGAGGTGGCCGCCGCAGGAGGCGTCTACATCTCTCATCAGCGCAGCGAGGGAGCCGATCCCATGTGGTTCTGGCCCAGCCGCTCCCAGAACCGGCCTCCCAGCCTTCTCGATGCCGTGCGCGAGACCATCGAAATCGGAGAGCGCAGCGGAGCCACCGTGGTGGCTTCTCACATCAAGGCCAAGGGAGAGCACTACTGGGGCGCGTCCCAGGCTGCAATCGAACTCATCGAGCGGGCCCGCCAGCGGGGTGTGGAAGTGTGGGCCGACCAGTATCCCTACGACACCACCGGCAGCGACGGATCGACGGTGCTGATTCCCCGCTGGGTGTGGCGTCCCGCTTCGCCCGGCCAGGAGACGGAAGAGGACGACGGCGAGGACGCTCCGCCCGAGGCCTACGGCCAAGCCCTGCGCAGCGTCCTGGCCGATCCTGAAGCCGCGCCTCTGCTGCGCCGCGACGTGGCCCACGAAATCGCCCGCCGGGGAGGGCCCGACAAGATCGTGGTATTCGACCACCCCGATCCGGCAATGATCGGGAGGACCCTTTCCGAGTTGGCAGCCAGTCATGGCATAAGCCCGGTGGAGATGGCTTTCAAGCTGCAGCTTGAGGGCTACGGCAACCGGCCCGGCGGCGCTCGCCTGCGGGGGTTTTCGCTGGCTGAAAGCGACATCCGGCGCTACGCCCGGCGGCCCTGGACGGCAACGGCTTCCGACGCCGGAATCGCACTCCCCGAGGACGGAGCCGTGCATGCCCGCTACTACGGGACCTTTCCCCGCAAACTCCGCCGTTACGCCATCGAGCGCAGCGTCCTCTCGCTGGCTGATGCCGTACGCTCTTCGACCAGCCTGCCAGCCCGCATACTGCGCCTTTCAGACCGGGGACTCCTGCAAGCCGGACTGGCTGCCGACCTGGTGGTCATCGATATTGACGACCTGCAGGACCAGGCGACCTTCTTCAAACCCCACCAACACGCCTCCGGCGTCGACTTCGTGCTGGTCAACGGGCGGGCGGTTCTCGATCAGGGGAGACTGACCGGGGAGCTGGCGGGGAGAGTCCTGCTGCCGCATCGTCGCTGA
- a CDS encoding aminotransferase class V-fold PLP-dependent enzyme: MSDDLLQWREEFPILDETVYMINNSLGAMPRRVYHSLKEYGDVWNHRGVRAWEERWWDMSLEVGDLIGKILGAGAGEVTTHQNVTLAEAVILSSLPRGGKRNKIVYSELNFPSVRYLYQADPDLDCQVIPCPDGIGVPLQPLLDAIDENTLAVPISHVIFKSAYIQEVEPIIEKAHKVGAYVILDTYQSCGTVPFNVTDWGADFVVGGSVKWLCGGPGVAYLWVRPDLRDQLKPRLTGWMAHEQPFEFRPQMAYAQTGFRFLNGTPNVPALYAAKSGYEIVAEVGVEAIRRKSLQMTERLIELAEERGFEVNTPRDPGRRGGTVSINPPQAQQVSRRLLDRGYMIDYRPGAGIRVAPHFYNTLEECEATMNEMAAIADQLSTSTV, translated from the coding sequence ATGAGCGACGACCTGCTGCAGTGGAGAGAAGAGTTTCCCATCCTGGACGAAACCGTCTACATGATCAACAACTCGCTGGGCGCCATGCCGCGCCGCGTCTACCACTCCCTCAAGGAGTACGGCGACGTCTGGAATCATCGCGGCGTGCGGGCCTGGGAAGAGCGCTGGTGGGACATGTCGCTGGAGGTTGGCGACTTGATCGGCAAGATCCTGGGAGCCGGCGCCGGAGAAGTGACCACTCATCAAAACGTCACCCTGGCCGAGGCCGTCATCCTCTCTTCACTGCCGCGCGGCGGGAAGCGCAACAAGATCGTTTACTCGGAACTCAACTTCCCTTCCGTCCGCTATCTTTACCAGGCCGATCCCGACTTGGACTGCCAGGTCATCCCCTGTCCCGACGGGATCGGCGTGCCTCTTCAGCCCCTGCTGGACGCCATCGACGAAAACACCCTGGCTGTACCCATCTCCCACGTGATTTTCAAGAGCGCCTATATCCAGGAGGTGGAACCCATCATCGAAAAGGCCCACAAGGTGGGTGCCTACGTCATTCTCGACACCTACCAGAGCTGCGGGACCGTGCCCTTCAACGTCACCGATTGGGGAGCCGATTTCGTGGTTGGAGGCTCGGTCAAGTGGCTGTGCGGAGGCCCGGGCGTGGCTTACTTGTGGGTGCGTCCTGACCTGCGCGATCAGCTCAAGCCTCGACTGACCGGATGGATGGCCCACGAGCAGCCCTTCGAGTTCCGTCCCCAGATGGCCTACGCACAGACGGGATTCCGCTTCCTCAACGGCACCCCCAACGTCCCCGCCCTCTACGCCGCCAAGAGCGGATACGAAATCGTCGCCGAAGTAGGCGTGGAAGCCATCCGCCGCAAGAGCCTCCAGATGACCGAGCGCCTTATCGAGCTGGCCGAGGAAAGGGGCTTCGAGGTCAACACGCCCCGCGATCCGGGCCGCAGAGGGGGCACCGTTTCCATCAACCCGCCCCAGGCGCAGCAGGTCAGCCGCCGACTGCTTGATCGCGGATACATGATCGACTACCGTCCGGGCGCCGGAATCCGCGTGGCTCCCCACTTCTACAACACGCTGGAGGAATGCGAGGCCACCATGAACGAGATGGCTGCCATCGCCGATCAGCTCTCGACCTCTACCGTCTGA
- a CDS encoding cyclase family protein: MEDSGRPAKSQGKKIYDLSPTFRSGMAVWPGDVHFRHQQNLFLSRGDSVNLSAITLSLHAGSHADAPLHYLEEGDAMDRVDVRNYIGPCRVISAQSPDLIRPEHVEEVLKERPQRLLVHCNPGYSLDAFPSHFVHFSAQAADAIGSAGVRLVGLDAPSVDHQNSKDLPAHHAFAQHRVLILENLLLDGVPDGTYELIAPPLKIARADGSPLRALLREL; the protein is encoded by the coding sequence ATGGAAGATAGCGGACGACCGGCCAAGAGCCAAGGCAAGAAGATCTACGACCTTTCCCCGACTTTCCGGTCCGGCATGGCGGTTTGGCCGGGTGACGTGCACTTCCGGCACCAGCAGAATCTCTTCCTTTCGCGGGGAGACTCGGTCAACCTCTCGGCGATCACGCTCAGCCTGCATGCCGGCAGTCACGCCGATGCGCCGCTGCACTACCTGGAAGAAGGGGATGCCATGGATCGGGTGGACGTCCGCAACTATATCGGGCCCTGCCGAGTGATCTCCGCGCAATCGCCGGACCTCATCCGTCCCGAGCACGTCGAGGAGGTGCTGAAGGAGCGTCCGCAGCGCCTGCTCGTGCACTGCAATCCCGGCTACTCCTTGGACGCTTTCCCGTCCCATTTCGTCCATTTCTCCGCTCAGGCTGCGGATGCCATCGGCTCGGCCGGCGTGCGCCTGGTCGGCCTCGACGCCCCTTCGGTCGACCACCAGAACAGCAAAGACCTCCCCGCCCATCACGCCTTCGCCCAGCACAGAGTGCTGATCCTGGAAAACCTCCTCCTGGACGGCGTCCCCGACGGCACCTACGAACTCATCGCCCCGCCCCTGAAAATCGCCCGCGCCGACGGCTCCCCCCTCCGCGCCCTCCTGCGTGAACTGTGA
- a CDS encoding type II toxin-antitoxin system VapC family toxin: MILLDTSGYSAYRRGHAAILETLKKSAQIYLNPVVLGELHQGFRRGRRRAKNETELERFLASGRVRLLDITADTAGHYASIVADLRAAGTPIPTNDIWIAASAMQFGLTVVTTDGHFNHVPQIKTQHFSLHS; encoded by the coding sequence ATGATCCTGCTGGATACGTCTGGTTATTCTGCCTACCGCCGTGGCCACGCTGCCATCTTGGAAACGCTGAAGAAAAGCGCTCAGATTTATCTCAACCCCGTGGTCTTAGGTGAACTGCATCAAGGGTTCCGCCGCGGCCGGCGCCGGGCAAAGAACGAGACGGAACTGGAGCGGTTCCTGGCGTCGGGAAGAGTGAGACTCCTCGACATCACCGCCGACACAGCCGGCCATTACGCGTCCATCGTGGCCGACTTGCGGGCGGCCGGCACGCCGATCCCCACCAATGACATCTGGATCGCGGCGTCCGCAATGCAATTCGGGCTCACGGTCGTGACTACCGATGGACACTTCAATCACGTGCCTCAAATCAAAACACAGCACTTTTCACTTCACAGCTAG
- a CDS encoding dicarboxylate/amino acid:cation symporter, producing the protein MAVKKPWYRQLHWQILMGMVLGVIFGVFGALNGWHGFISDWVAPWGRIFLNLLLLIAIPLVLTSLITGVASLSDVSRLSRLGGKTIVLYMATTAVAITIGLGLANLLRPGDYVPRELAETLQARYEAETGEREMAAALTEQQGPLQPLVDIVPGNFFDSATSNRNMLQMVFVALLVGVVLIQLKTEHTRVVYQFFEGMNQVIIKMVDLIMYVAPLGVFALLADTIVRVGEDPDQIIELLGALGYYCLAVVLGLLLHVVIVYTSLINFLTPMPLRKFLTAIAPVQLVAFSTSSSGATLPVTMERCQDELGISEEVSSFVLPLGATINMDGTALYQSVAALFIAQALGMELGLGAQLTIVFTALLASIGSAAVPGAGIIMLVIILNAIGVPAAGIALILGVDRILDMCRTATNVTGDCTVATLVAHSEGEQLKVD; encoded by the coding sequence ATGGCAGTCAAGAAACCCTGGTACAGACAGTTGCACTGGCAGATCCTGATGGGGATGGTGCTGGGCGTGATCTTCGGCGTCTTCGGGGCGCTCAACGGCTGGCACGGGTTCATCTCCGACTGGGTGGCTCCCTGGGGACGCATCTTTCTCAACCTGCTGCTCTTGATCGCCATTCCGCTGGTGCTCACTTCGCTGATCACCGGCGTGGCCTCGCTCTCCGACGTCAGCCGCCTCTCCCGTCTGGGCGGCAAGACCATCGTCCTCTACATGGCTACAACCGCCGTGGCCATCACCATCGGCCTGGGGCTGGCCAACCTGCTGCGTCCCGGCGACTATGTCCCCCGGGAACTGGCCGAGACCCTGCAGGCGCGTTACGAGGCCGAGACCGGCGAGCGCGAGATGGCGGCGGCCTTGACCGAACAGCAGGGGCCCCTACAGCCCCTGGTGGACATCGTGCCGGGAAACTTCTTCGATTCCGCCACCAGCAACCGCAACATGCTGCAGATGGTCTTCGTGGCGCTGCTGGTGGGCGTCGTGCTCATCCAGCTCAAGACCGAGCACACCCGTGTCGTCTACCAGTTCTTCGAAGGCATGAACCAGGTCATCATCAAGATGGTCGACCTGATCATGTACGTGGCGCCGCTGGGCGTCTTCGCCCTGCTGGCCGACACCATCGTGCGGGTGGGGGAGGATCCGGACCAGATCATCGAGTTGTTGGGCGCGCTCGGCTATTACTGCCTGGCGGTTGTGCTGGGCTTGCTGCTGCATGTGGTCATCGTCTACACCTCGCTCATCAACTTCTTGACTCCCATGCCCTTGCGCAAGTTCCTGACCGCCATCGCGCCCGTGCAGTTGGTGGCCTTTTCCACCAGTTCCTCGGGGGCAACCCTGCCCGTCACCATGGAGCGCTGCCAGGACGAGCTGGGCATTTCAGAAGAGGTCTCCTCCTTCGTGCTGCCTCTGGGCGCCACCATCAACATGGACGGCACGGCCCTCTATCAATCGGTCGCCGCCCTTTTCATCGCCCAGGCCCTGGGCATGGAACTGGGACTGGGCGCCCAACTGACCATCGTGTTCACGGCCTTGCTGGCCTCCATCGGCAGCGCCGCCGTTCCCGGAGCCGGCATCATCATGCTGGTCATCATCCTCAACGCCATCGGCGTCCCCGCCGCCGGAATCGCCTTGATCCTGGGCGTTGACCGCATCCTCGACATGTGCCGTACCGCCACCAACGTCACCGGCGACTGCACCGTAGCCACCCTGGTCGCCCACTCCGAAGGCGAACAGCTCAAAGTCGACTAG
- a CDS encoding UbiX family flavin prenyltransferase encodes MSEKKRIVVAISGASAPVYGIRMLEILQQREDVETHLVLTKSSLRVIQLETDKSLDYLRELADEYYRWDDMAAALSSGSFRHQGMAVAPCSVNTMACIAQSITKDLVTRAADVTLKEKRPLVLMVRESPLHLGHLRNLTALAEMGAVIAPPIPGFYYNPQSLQDIVDHSVGRALDLLGIHIEMKRWRTPEGAQSPFGSD; translated from the coding sequence GTGAGCGAGAAGAAGCGCATCGTGGTGGCCATCTCAGGGGCATCGGCTCCCGTCTACGGCATCCGCATGCTGGAAATCCTGCAGCAACGCGAGGACGTCGAAACCCACCTCGTCCTGACCAAGTCCTCGCTGCGCGTCATTCAGCTCGAAACCGACAAGAGCCTTGACTACCTGCGCGAGTTGGCCGACGAATACTACCGCTGGGACGACATGGCGGCCGCCCTCTCAAGCGGCTCCTTCAGGCATCAGGGGATGGCGGTAGCGCCCTGCTCGGTCAACACCATGGCCTGCATCGCCCAGTCGATCACCAAGGACTTGGTGACGCGGGCCGCCGACGTGACGCTGAAGGAAAAACGTCCGCTGGTTCTCATGGTGCGGGAATCGCCTTTGCACCTGGGGCATCTGAGAAACCTGACGGCCCTGGCCGAGATGGGAGCCGTCATCGCTCCGCCCATCCCGGGCTTCTACTACAACCCACAATCGCTGCAAGACATCGTCGATCACAGCGTGGGCCGCGCGCTCGACCTGCTGGGAATTCACATCGAAATGAAGCGCTGGCGCACCCCCGAGGGCGCCCAATCGCCCTTCGGATCTGATTGA